Proteins found in one Arachis stenosperma cultivar V10309 chromosome 8, arast.V10309.gnm1.PFL2, whole genome shotgun sequence genomic segment:
- the LOC130945944 gene encoding oligopeptide transporter 6-like: MDELLEEIPIKQVDVTVPKTDDPTLPILTFRMWVLGIISCVALALVNQFFWYRTQPLSVTPICVQIAVVPIGHLMARILPTRRLFQGTMFEFTMNPGPFNMKEHVLITIFANAGAGTVYATHILTAVKLYFKKSLPFIPAFIVMLTTQVLGFGWAGLFRKHLVEPAEMWWPANMVQVSLFRALHEKEKRPKHGTTRNQFFLIAMATGFAYYVLPDYLFNTLSTMSWVCWLGSKSVLVNQLGSGMHGLGLGSFGLDWTSISSYLQSPLASPLFATCNVAVGFFLIMYVMTPICYWNNVYNAKNFPIFSSGLFMKNGTKYDVSKIVNSKFHLDTVAYSEIGNLHLSTFFTMTYGIGFATLSATVMHVLLFHGRDIWKYSKKAFGSNKKMDIHTKLMKNYKSVPMWWFLVIAVLNLALILFACQYYNEALQLPWWGVLLACAISLIFTLPIGIISATTNQTPGLNIITEYIIGYMYPERPVANMCFKVFGYISMMQALSFVQDFKLGHYMKIPPRMMFMAQVLGTLIAVVVYTLAAWWMMEKIPHLCDVSKLPADSPWTCPMDTVFYDAAVIWGLIGPRRIFGNLGEYAKVNWFFLGGAILPLLAWLAHKVFPGVKWIRHIHFPVLLGATAMMPPASSLNFNSWLVLAFLSGFVVYRYKPEWWSRYNYVLSGALDAGTSFMAMFSFFLLGSTQISWWGNSGEGCPLATCPTAPGIAVANCPVH, translated from the exons atggatgaactTCTAGAAGAAATCCCAATCAAACAAGTGGACGTAACCGTTCCGAAGACTGACGATCCAACCTTACCTATCCTGACATTCAGAATGTGGGTCTTAGGAATCATCTCATGCGTGGCACTCGCATTGGTGAATCAGTTCTTTTGGTACAGAACACAGCCTCTATCGGTTACGCCAATATGTGTTCAGATCGCCGTTGTTCCAATCGGCCATTTAATGGCAAGAATTTTGCCCACTCGGCGGTTATTCCAAGGTACCATGTTCGAATTCACGATGAATCCTGGACCATTCAATATGAAAGAGCACGTTCTCATCACTATCTTTGCCAATGCTGGTGCTGGAACTGTCTATGCAACTCATATTTTGACTGCGGTCAAGCTTTACTTTAAAAAATCTCTCCCTTTTATTCCTGCTTTCATCGTTATGCTCACTACTCAG GTACTAGGCTTTGGTTGGGCTGGACTTTTTAGGAAGCATTTGGTTGAACCAGCTGAAATGTGGTGGCCTGCAAATATGGTCCAAGTCTCTCTGTTCCG GGCTCTACATGAGAAGGAAAAAAGACCCAAACACGGCACAACCAGGAACCAATTTTTCTTAATTGCTATGGCCACTGGTTTTGCTTATTATGTCCTCCCAGATTACCTTTTCAACACACTGTCAACTATGTCTTGGGTGTGTTGGTTGGGCTCCAAATCCGTCTTGGTTAACCAATTGGGATCCGGAATGCATGGGCTTGGGCTTGGCTCATTTGGGCTTGATTGGACCTCAATCAGTTCTTACCTTCAAAGCCCACTAGCCAGCCCATTGTTTGCCACTTGCAATGTAGCTGTTGGATTCTTTCTAATTATGTATGTGATGACACCAATCTGTTACTGGAATAATGTTTATAATGCCAAGAATTTCCCAATATTCTCAAGTGGACTTTTCATGAAAAATGGGACAAAATATGATGTTTCTAAGATTGTCAACTCTAAATTCCATCTAGACACGGTAGCTTATTCGGAGATTGGGAATCTTCATCTCAGCACTTTCTTTACAATGACATATGGTATTGGATTTGCTACACTTTCTGCCACTGTTATGCATGTTCTTCTCTTCCATGGAAG AGATATATGGAAGTATAGCAAAAAGGCGTTCGGAAGCAATAAGAAAATGGACATACACACAAAACTGATGAAGAATTACAAATCAGTCCCAATGTGGTGGTTTTTGGTTATCGCAGTACTTAACTTAGCTCTCATCCTTTTTGCTTGCCAATACTACAATGAGGCACTTCAGTTGCCATGGTGGGGTGTTTTACTAGCTTGCGCAATATCCCTTATCTTTACGCTCCCAATTGGTATAATCTCTGCCACTACAAATCAG ACACCGGGTTTAAATATCATAACAGAATACATAATTGGATATATGTATCCAGAACGTCCGGTAGCAAACATGTGCTTCAAAGTATTTGGGTATATTAGCATGATGCAAGCACTCTCATTTGTTCAAGACTTTAAACTCGGCCACTATATGAAGATTCCTCCAAGAATGATGTTTATGGCACAg GTACTTGGAACATTGATAGCAGTGGTAGTGTACACACTAGCAGCATGGTGGATGATGGAGAAAATTCCTCACCTTTGCGACGTTTCAAAACTTCCGGCAGATAGCCCTTGGACATGCCCAATGGACACGGTCTTCTACGACGCAGCTGTTATCTGGGGCCTCATTGGACCCCGCAGGATCTTCGGCAATCTCGGTGAGTACGCAAAGGTCAACTGGTTCTTTCTTGGTGGTGCCATTTTACCCCTTCTTGCATGGCTCGCTCACAAGGTATTCCCAG GTGTGAAATGGATCCGCCACATTCACTTCCCCGTATTGTTGGGTGCGACGGCAATGATGCCGCCGGCTTCATCGCTTAACTTCAATAGCTGGTTAGTACTCGCGTTCCTGTCGGGGTTTGTGGTGTATCGGTACAAACCGGAGTGGTGGAGCCGCTATAACTACGTCCTGTCCGGTGCTCTTGATGCCGGAACTTCCTTCATGGCCATGTTCTCGTTCTTTTTGTTAGGATCCACGCAGATTTCATGGTGGGGGAATAGCGGAGAAGGCTGCCCCTTGGCTACATGCCCTACGGCCCCTGGCATTGCTGTTGCTAATTGCCCAGTTCATTGA